The following proteins come from a genomic window of Manduca sexta isolate Smith_Timp_Sample1 chromosome 2, JHU_Msex_v1.0, whole genome shotgun sequence:
- the LOC119188787 gene encoding uncharacterized protein LOC119188787: MGLGPDVIKLLYTAVVEPVVLYGASVGPGLAKTRSEEAARCRPKRLCAKADEGLQNRLTKLGPTARRNIAPRYTCEGERLPIRNKEGYSRRVVGDREVERPVAYGELEHPAQRSMVRYRCLADGAEVNQITSQCLCIYTDGSKIQDRVGAAISIWENAAETRSKKFKMESFCTVYQAELLALHGATEEAVKSGGNLQRPERLEGGAGHRSRRNFLHPLAFKIRKNLRTLKERNKIINLFWIKAHAGDGGK, encoded by the coding sequence ATGGGGCTGGGGCCAGACGTTATAAAGCTGCTATATACGGCTGTCGTGGAGCCAGTAGTTTTATACGGAGCAAGTGTGGGCCCCGGCCTCGCGAAAACTCGGAGTGAGGAAGCAGCTCGCTGTCGTCCAAAGAGGCTTTGCGCAAAAGCTGACGAAGGCCTACAGAACCGTCTCACTAAACTCGGCCCTACTGCTCGCCGGAATATTGCCCCTCGATATACGTGCGAGGGAGAACGCCTCCCTATACGAAATAAAGAGGGATACTCTCGGCGAGTGGTGGGAGACCGAGAGGTGGAACGGCCTGTGGCCTACGGCGAGCTCGAGCACCCGGCGCAGCGGAGCATGGTCCGATATCGGTGCCTGGCGGACGGTGCAGAAGTGAACCAAATTACCAGCCAGTGCCTCTGTATATATACAGATGGCAGCAAAATACAAGACAGAGTCGGAGCGGCAATCTCAATCTGGGAAAATGCCGCCGAGACAAgaagcaaaaaatttaaaatggaatccTTCTGCACCGTCTACCAGGCGGAACTGCTGGCCCTTCACGGAGCCACGGAGGAAGCGGTCAAAAGTGGAGGGAATTTGCAGCGTCCTGAGCGACTCGAGGGCGGCGCTGGACACCGTAGCAGACGGAACTTCCTCCATCCCCTTGCGTTCAAAATTAGGAAAAATTTAAGAACATTAAAAGaacgcaacaaaataataaacctattttGGATAAAGGCACACGCAGGGGATGGTGGGAAATGA